The following are from one region of the Geoalkalibacter subterraneus genome:
- a CDS encoding phage tail protein, whose translation MSDWFKDNLLGLLPPLYEHNDEAGDLRTFLSLPAGTFDELKQAIDDFPTIFDVDHCDERFLPLLARLVGLEVDGTCSPDCQRRRVREAVEIYRRKGTIPAIERDFNTLGWQGELQETFRSALRLNARSRLSKAKLPGLVFSLGVFRVLCLNQTEGLRDALVFHHPAGTRCFWLQFLLEWIEGGAMLDFGHANAVRRIVLAFLDETFVLGHSSLGSCRHLTNKQKAWELLQLTSTTEMIPEIDRAAVKVSRFHGRQNRMRLNHKALNDWRLPYTRVGEDRVSFCTPIYTGRDFEGDVLESGFGLGESHLNRKSLTHGETELRYCFRQKDFFFDTQAEPVERAEAKYDLRLPLESRHRLCFQLGRARLNEGLDLTANQGGISNLLLASTAGCDADVTLAVDRIDRWRRRGPVFRLNANTLNTRYLSNANLTGERASLEVYVDTGSLQRHRVETMKLGASPLNTTGLRLSVDRTRPMRVSRMRLNQAGFRWSRPSYRWLFRQQDLHALTQAGFEAAANNYRATQWPT comes from the coding sequence ATGTCGGATTGGTTCAAGGACAATCTGCTCGGCCTGCTGCCGCCGCTTTACGAGCACAACGACGAGGCCGGTGACCTGCGCACCTTTCTGAGCCTTCCCGCCGGAACGTTCGACGAACTCAAGCAGGCCATCGACGACTTCCCGACCATTTTTGACGTCGACCACTGCGACGAACGCTTCCTGCCGCTGCTGGCGAGACTCGTCGGCCTCGAAGTGGACGGCACCTGTTCGCCGGACTGCCAGCGACGCCGCGTGCGGGAGGCGGTCGAAATCTATCGCCGCAAGGGCACCATTCCGGCCATCGAACGCGATTTTAACACACTCGGCTGGCAGGGGGAACTTCAGGAGACCTTCCGCTCGGCTCTGCGTCTCAATGCCCGTTCCAGACTCAGCAAAGCCAAGCTGCCCGGGCTGGTGTTCAGCCTCGGGGTGTTTCGCGTGCTGTGTCTCAACCAGACCGAGGGGCTGCGCGACGCCCTGGTGTTTCACCACCCGGCGGGCACGCGCTGTTTCTGGCTCCAGTTTCTGCTCGAATGGATCGAAGGCGGCGCGATGCTCGACTTCGGGCATGCCAACGCCGTGCGCCGGATCGTGCTGGCGTTTCTCGACGAGACCTTCGTCCTTGGCCACTCCTCGCTCGGTTCCTGCCGTCATTTGACTAACAAGCAGAAGGCCTGGGAGCTGCTGCAGCTCACCAGCACCACGGAGATGATCCCGGAGATCGACCGGGCCGCCGTGAAGGTCTCCCGTTTTCACGGCCGCCAGAACCGGATGCGCCTGAACCACAAGGCCCTCAACGACTGGCGACTGCCGTACACCCGCGTCGGCGAGGACCGGGTTTCCTTCTGCACACCCATCTACACCGGCCGCGATTTTGAAGGGGATGTGCTGGAAAGCGGCTTTGGGCTGGGCGAGAGCCATCTCAACCGCAAATCGCTGACCCATGGCGAGACCGAGCTGCGCTACTGCTTTCGGCAGAAGGACTTCTTTTTCGACACGCAGGCGGAACCGGTCGAGCGGGCGGAGGCCAAGTACGACCTGCGCCTGCCTCTGGAATCCCGGCATCGCCTCTGCTTCCAGCTTGGCCGCGCCAGGCTCAACGAAGGTCTCGATCTCACCGCCAACCAGGGCGGCATCAGCAATCTGCTGCTCGCCTCCACCGCTGGCTGCGACGCGGACGTCACCCTGGCCGTCGACCGGATCGACCGATGGCGGCGGAGAGGGCCTGTGTTCCGGCTCAACGCGAACACCCTGAACACCCGGTATCTGAGCAATGCGAATCTGACCGGCGAACGGGCTTCGCTTGAAGTCTATGTGGACACGGGCTCTCTCCAGCGCCATCGGGTCGAGACCATGAAGCTGGGCGCAAGCCCGCTCAACACCACCGGCCTGCGTCTCTCCGTGGACCGCACCCGCCCCATGCGCGTCAGCCGCATGCGCCTCAACCAGGCCGGATTCCGCTGGTCGCGGCCTTCCTACCGCTGGCTGTTCCGTCAGCAGGACCTGCACGCGCTGACGCAGGCCGGGTTCGAGGCCGCCGCCAACAACTATCGCGCCACCCAGTGGCCCACCTGA
- a CDS encoding baseplate J/gp47 family protein, whose protein sequence is MGRASIGYINKDYESIRQELLAKIPQLTDRWTDFNHSDLGVVLLDLFCGVGDMLAYYLDAQAAEAFLPTARQRQNVINLCKLIGYRLDSPVASTTTLRFRLSAPLGKDLTIPAGTACRALLSDGEADFETVEDGLIPRGVLSVDIPTRQGVRRTETFTSTGLPFQRIRLTGDVIAQGTITVTVGDDAWSEVDHFQDSLADSRHFMADLDALDISTLIFGDGQSGAVPAQGSAIAVSYLQTIGDQGNLGPNRITQLLSPIYLDGGQVSLTVTNPVPATGGASREALEHARRQAPAELRSLWKAVTLEDYQALAEGYPGVAKAKVLDTNACQNIRYYNVQLSIAPNGGGMPSALLKRDLAEFLERRKVITVEINLFDPIYRPVSIDAEVYIWPGEPLENVRSRIEAALSDFFSFDQVSFGQTIHFSDLVALIDGVRGVSHMHLYAPQQDIELRHGEIPVLGSVNLDLRRAG, encoded by the coding sequence ATGGGCCGCGCAAGCATCGGATACATCAACAAGGATTACGAATCGATCCGTCAGGAGCTGCTGGCGAAGATCCCGCAGCTCACCGACCGCTGGACCGATTTCAATCACTCCGATCTCGGCGTCGTCCTGCTCGATCTGTTCTGCGGCGTGGGCGACATGCTGGCCTATTACCTGGACGCCCAGGCGGCGGAGGCCTTTCTGCCCACGGCCCGCCAGCGCCAGAACGTCATCAACCTCTGCAAACTCATCGGCTACCGGCTGGATTCGCCGGTGGCCTCCACCACCACGCTGCGCTTCCGGCTCTCCGCCCCGCTTGGCAAGGATCTGACCATTCCGGCGGGGACAGCCTGCCGCGCCTTGCTGAGTGACGGCGAGGCGGATTTCGAGACGGTCGAGGACGGCTTGATCCCGCGAGGCGTACTCTCGGTAGACATCCCGACCCGTCAAGGCGTGCGCCGCACCGAGACCTTCACTTCGACGGGGCTGCCATTCCAGCGCATCCGCCTGACCGGCGACGTCATCGCCCAGGGCACCATCACCGTTACGGTGGGGGACGACGCCTGGAGCGAGGTCGATCACTTCCAGGACAGCCTGGCCGACAGCCGCCATTTCATGGCCGACCTGGACGCCCTCGACATCTCCACCCTGATTTTCGGCGACGGGCAAAGCGGCGCTGTACCCGCTCAGGGAAGCGCCATTGCCGTCAGCTATCTGCAGACCATCGGGGACCAGGGAAACCTCGGTCCGAACCGGATCACCCAACTGCTGAGCCCGATCTACCTTGACGGAGGCCAGGTTTCCCTGACCGTCACCAATCCTGTGCCTGCCACCGGCGGCGCTTCGCGGGAAGCCCTCGAACACGCCCGCCGACAGGCACCGGCGGAGCTGCGCAGTCTCTGGAAAGCCGTCACCCTGGAGGATTACCAGGCGCTCGCCGAAGGTTACCCCGGCGTCGCCAAGGCCAAGGTGCTCGACACCAATGCCTGTCAGAACATCCGCTATTACAACGTCCAACTGTCCATCGCCCCCAATGGCGGCGGAATGCCCTCGGCGCTGCTCAAGCGGGACCTCGCCGAGTTTCTCGAACGCCGCAAGGTCATCACGGTCGAGATTAACCTGTTCGACCCGATCTACCGCCCCGTTTCCATCGACGCCGAGGTCTACATCTGGCCCGGCGAACCGCTGGAAAACGTGCGCAGCCGCATCGAAGCCGCACTTTCCGATTTCTTTTCTTTCGACCAGGTCTCCTTCGGCCAGACCATTCACTTCTCCGACCTGGTCGCCCTGATCGACGGCGTGCGCGGCGTCAGCCACATGCATCTGTACGCGCCCCAGCAGGACATCGAGCTGCGCCACGGCGAAATCCCGGTTCTCGGCAGCGTCAACCTCGATCTGCGGAGGGCCGGTTGA
- a CDS encoding GPW/gp25 family protein has protein sequence MSYDFLGKGLRYPFRFQSLSGGTQVSTATSREHEHIRESILQILGTRIGERFMNPEFGSRLKDLVFEQNDEVLKGLLRHYVIDAIKRWEKRVIITEVRFDDRPLNIDGNLLLVHIAYRVIQSQVDGNLVYPFYREDPNNPAPSYPQPEPEPEPPPVRSVRLSPDVRSLFNLLWFDAVEMSPDPNDFLIWPAGEYEVAYIEGAYQDRNGKWIVSDPGDNHGHYLTFEGAPETEAPQAEHALYLAASGLGFDTQSQAEDNAAGTVHRITTLEPGRIGLFYFEGKKESHYLNNTSGQPNPVWQLRGPL, from the coding sequence ATGAGCTACGATTTCCTCGGCAAGGGGTTGCGTTACCCGTTCCGGTTTCAGTCGCTATCCGGCGGCACACAGGTCTCGACCGCCACCTCGCGGGAGCACGAGCATATCCGTGAAAGCATCCTGCAGATCCTCGGCACCCGAATCGGCGAACGGTTCATGAATCCGGAGTTCGGCTCCCGGCTGAAGGATCTGGTGTTCGAACAGAACGACGAGGTGCTCAAGGGCCTGCTGCGCCATTACGTAATCGACGCCATCAAGCGCTGGGAAAAGCGGGTGATCATCACGGAGGTGCGCTTCGACGACCGGCCGCTGAACATCGACGGCAACCTGCTGCTGGTGCATATCGCCTACCGGGTGATCCAGAGCCAGGTGGACGGCAACCTGGTCTATCCCTTCTACAGAGAAGACCCGAACAATCCCGCGCCCAGCTATCCCCAGCCGGAGCCCGAGCCGGAACCGCCGCCGGTGCGCAGCGTGCGCCTGTCGCCGGACGTGCGCTCGCTGTTCAATCTGCTCTGGTTCGACGCGGTCGAGATGAGCCCCGATCCGAACGACTTCTTGATCTGGCCAGCCGGGGAATACGAAGTCGCCTACATCGAGGGAGCCTATCAGGACCGCAACGGCAAGTGGATCGTCAGCGATCCAGGTGACAACCACGGCCATTACCTGACATTCGAGGGAGCGCCAGAAACGGAAGCGCCCCAGGCCGAGCACGCCCTCTATCTGGCCGCGAGCGGTCTGGGCTTCGACACCCAGAGTCAGGCGGAAGACAACGCCGCTGGCACCGTTCACCGGATCACCACCCTGGAGCCGGGCCGCATCGGTCTGTTCTATTTCGAGGGCAAAAAGGAATCCCACTACCTCAACAACACATCCGGGCAGCCCAATCCCGTCTGGCAACTGCGCGGCCCGCTCTGA
- a CDS encoding PAAR domain-containing protein: MSSQARLGDISSHGGVIITGASRTLDNGMPVARMGDLHVCPIPGHGVTPIVTGSFDTITEGLPNARIGDITACGAIIVTGSPDTIDN; encoded by the coding sequence ATGAGCTCCCAGGCGCGACTCGGCGACATCAGCAGTCACGGCGGCGTCATCATCACCGGGGCAAGCCGAACGCTGGACAACGGCATGCCGGTGGCCCGCATGGGGGACCTGCACGTCTGTCCCATCCCGGGGCATGGTGTGACGCCCATCGTGACCGGCAGCTTCGACACCATCACCGAAGGATTGCCCAACGCCCGCATCGGCGACATCACCGCCTGCGGAGCCATCATCGTCACTGGCAGTCCCGACACCATCGACAACTGA
- a CDS encoding phage baseplate assembly protein V, whose protein sequence is MLETRDRQSEERYRNRWYGKYRAFVRDNNDPERLGRVRLEIPAVLGSGRENWSEWAAPCFPYGGNDDTGMFLVPEEGASVWAEFEGGVVQYPIWTGVWLAKSNPGEQPEESKRTCANAFCHDCEDKVEHQANRHDDLEHKKYHGHPPYYCPRLKVLLKTETGHTILADDRDGDELLRIIDRAGQILTMEGKVKPEMQSGNALRRGTKDAEKGDQLDIASQIVGSRARIQLTDLCRQQVILEAWQDKEKVHILSCDKGRSRWQKILIDTTKGREKVHIWGLNGTQEILVDSTAAAEQIRLTDKAGQVVRMNAAPGQESISATDKSGSLVFMDGVAGNIIIRSTNTVLINT, encoded by the coding sequence ATGCTTGAAACCCGCGACCGTCAATCCGAGGAGCGCTACCGCAACCGCTGGTACGGCAAGTACCGGGCCTTCGTGCGCGACAACAACGACCCCGAACGCCTCGGCCGGGTCCGTCTGGAAATCCCCGCCGTGCTCGGCAGCGGGCGGGAGAACTGGTCCGAATGGGCCGCGCCCTGTTTTCCCTACGGCGGCAACGACGACACCGGCATGTTCCTGGTCCCCGAGGAAGGGGCCTCGGTCTGGGCCGAGTTCGAGGGCGGCGTAGTCCAGTATCCGATCTGGACCGGGGTCTGGCTGGCCAAGAGCAATCCCGGCGAGCAACCCGAGGAGTCCAAGCGCACCTGCGCGAATGCCTTCTGCCATGACTGTGAGGACAAGGTCGAGCATCAGGCCAACCGGCACGACGATCTCGAACACAAGAAGTACCACGGCCATCCGCCGTATTACTGTCCGCGCCTGAAGGTCCTGCTCAAGACCGAAACCGGCCACACCATCCTGGCCGATGACCGCGACGGCGACGAACTGCTACGGATCATCGACCGCGCCGGTCAGATCCTCACCATGGAAGGGAAGGTGAAGCCGGAAATGCAGAGCGGCAACGCCCTGCGGCGAGGCACGAAGGACGCCGAGAAAGGTGACCAGCTCGACATCGCCTCGCAGATTGTCGGCTCCCGCGCCCGCATCCAGCTCACCGACCTCTGCCGCCAGCAGGTGATCCTCGAAGCCTGGCAGGACAAGGAGAAGGTCCACATCCTCTCGTGCGACAAGGGCCGCTCCCGCTGGCAGAAGATCCTCATCGACACCACCAAGGGCCGGGAAAAGGTTCACATCTGGGGACTCAACGGCACCCAGGAAATCCTCGTCGATTCCACCGCCGCCGCCGAACAGATCCGGCTCACCGACAAGGCCGGTCAGGTCGTGCGCATGAACGCCGCGCCCGGCCAGGAGAGCATCAGCGCCACCGACAAGTCCGGCAGTCTCGTGTTCATGGATGGGGTGGCCGGAAACATCATCATTCGCTCGACGAACACCGTCTTGATCAACACCTGA
- a CDS encoding DUF1353 domain-containing protein, translating to MSAETKTLFSGTALGLSGPLRVEILPNGMTARLTQPFRVRTGAGRIIEVPAGFETDFASVPRLFWRVVPPWGRYSPAAVVHDYLYHTGKVSRLAADSVFLELMAALGVPLWKRQVMYWAVRLGGWLAWNASRKRETEHA from the coding sequence ATGAGCGCCGAAACCAAGACCCTGTTTTCCGGCACCGCGCTGGGTCTCTCCGGACCGCTTCGGGTGGAGATCCTGCCCAATGGAATGACCGCGAGGCTGACCCAGCCGTTCCGTGTCCGCACCGGCGCTGGCCGCATCATCGAAGTGCCCGCCGGGTTCGAGACCGACTTCGCCTCGGTGCCGCGCCTGTTCTGGCGCGTGGTGCCGCCCTGGGGACGATATTCCCCGGCGGCCGTCGTTCACGACTACCTCTACCACACCGGCAAGGTCTCGCGGCTTGCTGCCGACAGCGTCTTTCTCGAACTGATGGCGGCCCTGGGCGTGCCTCTGTGGAAACGCCAGGTCATGTATTGGGCGGTTCGCCTGGGCGGATGGCTGGCCTGGAACGCCAGTCGAAAGCGGGAGACGGAGCATGCTTGA
- a CDS encoding YcbK family protein has product MGDLSKNFNRSEFACKGKNCCGHSAAVHPDLVDALRTLRDRIGKPLSITSGFRCNRHNQAVGGAEQSFHTLGMAADVSCPAGVSPEELAVIAEEIPLFREGGIGVYASWVHLDVRQSGKARWRS; this is encoded by the coding sequence ATGGGTGATCTCAGCAAGAATTTCAACCGTTCGGAATTCGCCTGCAAGGGCAAGAACTGCTGCGGCCATTCGGCTGCGGTCCATCCCGACCTGGTCGACGCCCTGCGGACGCTGCGCGACCGCATAGGCAAACCGCTGTCCATCACCAGCGGATTCCGCTGCAACCGGCACAACCAGGCGGTGGGCGGCGCGGAGCAGAGTTTCCACACGCTGGGCATGGCGGCCGACGTGAGCTGTCCCGCAGGCGTTTCGCCCGAGGAACTGGCGGTCATCGCCGAGGAGATCCCTCTCTTCCGCGAGGGCGGCATCGGCGTCTATGCCTCCTGGGTCCATCTCGACGTGCGCCAGTCGGGCAAGGCGAGGTGGCGGTCATGA
- a CDS encoding phage late control D family protein produces MDLDTFKPTFLIQIEGQDLSKDITQEITSFVFTDNEEELDVLELSVTDRNLQFVDDPLFQEGNEIVARFGYVGNLSPRKKAVIKDIDYDFPENGDPTIRIKAYDKGFKLAGKENQKVWQKPAPGILYSEIAEQIAAANGLTPVVTATKGTHLRVTQSNISDAQFLKELAEKARDRDGEGVSGYVFYIQDDELHFHPRELDQTPLLTLEYFTDTKGLLRSFRPSTQSQGAKGAGVETKTVGVDPRKKDVVEHKANNATTPERTALGKQTYLVDGNTGEGSFKEQETGQIVPSFDRSEGFHEEPRQEPAQDSAEGKFREAELRQVEADAATIGIPQLRAKKNVEIKGVGRKFSGIYYCHSVRHSISGAGYLCELKLKKNALGKGAGDKSAESQGKPNDKEAPPTPQNEPPAMVTIDADSGAVTQGGGNG; encoded by the coding sequence ATGGATCTGGATACCTTCAAGCCGACATTTCTGATTCAGATCGAGGGGCAAGACCTCTCGAAGGACATCACCCAGGAGATCACTTCGTTCGTCTTCACCGACAACGAGGAGGAGCTGGATGTTCTCGAGCTGTCGGTGACCGACCGCAACCTGCAGTTCGTCGACGATCCGCTGTTCCAGGAAGGCAACGAGATCGTGGCCCGCTTCGGCTACGTGGGGAACCTCTCTCCGCGCAAGAAGGCGGTTATCAAGGACATCGATTACGACTTCCCGGAAAACGGCGATCCAACCATACGCATCAAGGCCTACGACAAGGGCTTCAAACTCGCGGGCAAGGAGAACCAGAAAGTCTGGCAGAAACCCGCTCCCGGCATCCTCTATTCGGAAATCGCCGAACAGATCGCCGCTGCCAACGGCCTCACCCCGGTGGTCACGGCCACCAAGGGAACCCATCTCCGCGTCACCCAAAGCAACATCTCGGACGCCCAGTTCCTCAAGGAGCTGGCGGAAAAGGCCCGTGACCGCGATGGCGAGGGCGTGAGCGGCTATGTCTTCTACATCCAGGACGACGAACTCCATTTCCATCCCCGCGAGCTCGACCAGACGCCGCTTCTGACCCTCGAATATTTTACCGACACCAAGGGCCTGCTGCGCTCGTTCCGCCCCAGCACCCAATCCCAGGGAGCCAAGGGCGCGGGTGTCGAGACCAAGACGGTCGGCGTCGACCCGCGCAAGAAGGACGTGGTCGAGCACAAGGCCAACAACGCCACCACCCCCGAGCGGACGGCCTTGGGCAAGCAGACTTATCTGGTCGACGGCAACACCGGCGAAGGCAGCTTCAAGGAACAGGAGACGGGGCAGATCGTGCCGAGCTTCGACCGTTCCGAAGGCTTTCATGAAGAGCCGCGCCAGGAGCCCGCCCAGGACAGCGCCGAAGGCAAATTCCGCGAGGCCGAGCTGCGCCAGGTCGAGGCGGATGCGGCCACCATCGGCATTCCCCAGCTACGCGCCAAGAAGAACGTCGAGATCAAGGGCGTGGGACGGAAGTTTTCCGGCATCTATTACTGCCACTCGGTGCGCCACAGCATCAGCGGCGCTGGCTATCTCTGCGAACTCAAACTCAAGAAGAACGCCCTCGGCAAGGGCGCGGGCGACAAGTCCGCCGAGTCCCAGGGCAAACCCAACGACAAGGAGGCCCCGCCCACGCCGCAAAACGAGCCGCCAGCCATGGTGACCATCGACGCGGATTCCGGCGCGGTCACACAAGGAGGCGGCAATGGGTGA
- a CDS encoding LysM peptidoglycan-binding domain-containing protein: MIGRDSRYARCVLYRDSDGTSLGMRQRIDTTPRYDDRLHTVVEGDRLDLLAHRYLGDARLWWIICDYNDIFFPLALEPGLALRIPSREHVQMRLLD, from the coding sequence ATGATCGGCCGTGATTCCCGCTACGCCCGCTGCGTTCTCTACCGGGACAGCGACGGCACTTCCCTCGGCATGCGCCAGCGCATCGACACTACTCCGAGATATGACGACCGCCTGCACACCGTCGTCGAGGGCGACCGTTTGGATCTGCTCGCGCACCGCTATCTGGGTGATGCCCGGCTCTGGTGGATCATCTGCGACTACAACGACATCTTTTTCCCGTTGGCGCTCGAGCCGGGTCTGGCGCTGCGCATTCCCTCCCGCGAACACGTCCAGATGCGCCTGCTCGACTGA
- a CDS encoding DUF7768 domain-containing protein, translating into MKRIFVCSPFAGDITRNVRVAEALCRRVMRRGHAPFAPHLLYPTFTDDSVPEQRETGIACGLAYMECCDEVWAFTGNGISSGMRLELDRAGQLGKPIIEIAEV; encoded by the coding sequence ATGAAACGCATCTTTGTCTGCAGCCCGTTCGCGGGCGACATAACCCGAAACGTCAGGGTCGCCGAGGCGCTTTGCCGTCGGGTCATGAGACGCGGTCACGCGCCGTTCGCGCCGCACCTGTTGTATCCGACCTTTACCGATGACAGCGTTCCCGAGCAGCGGGAGACTGGCATCGCCTGCGGCCTGGCCTACATGGAATGTTGCGACGAGGTGTGGGCGTTCACCGGCAACGGCATTTCCAGCGGCATGCGGCTGGAACTCGACCGGGCCGGACAACTGGGCAAGCCGATCATCGAGATCGCCGAGGTGTAA